The Marinomonas maritima genome segment TCCAATGGTTGCCCTTTTTAGCTGCGATTACTATTCTTACGATGAGCCCTGGGGTGGATACGATTATTGTGATGCGAAATGCCGCGTCTGGTGGTTGGCGTTTAGGGTTTTTGACCAGCTTGGGTATTTGCATGGGGTTGTTTGCTCATGCAACTGTGTCGGCATTAGGGTTGTCGGTTATTTTGCTTGGTTCAGCTGGATTGTTTACGGCGTTCAAACTGATTGGCGCGGCGTATCTTGTGTATTTGGGCGTACAAGCCATTCGCAGTGCGCTAAAACCGGTTGGCATGACGTTTAAGGAAGTGAGCCATTCTAAGACGTTAACCGCTTGGGGCAGTTTTCGTCAGGGACTTTTGTCGAATGTACTGAATCCGAAACCGATTATTTTTTACATGGCATTTTTGCCACAGTTTATTGATCCGAGTCATTCCGCCTTGGTTCAGTCACTCTTTATGGCCTCTCTTCACTTTATTATCGCGATGGTGTGGCAAACGTTTCTGGCGCTAATGGTTCATAAAGCGCGAGTATGGCTGGCGCGACCAAAAGTGGCGCAGGTCTTGGATAGCTTAACGGGCATATTGCTGGTGGGCTTTGGTGTAAAACTCGCATTGAGCCAACGCTGATCGCGTTGCTGGATGCTTCTTAGGTAATTCTCTA includes the following:
- a CDS encoding LysE family translocator → MLEHFQWLPFLAAITILTMSPGVDTIIVMRNAASGGWRLGFLTSLGICMGLFAHATVSALGLSVILLGSAGLFTAFKLIGAAYLVYLGVQAIRSALKPVGMTFKEVSHSKTLTAWGSFRQGLLSNVLNPKPIIFYMAFLPQFIDPSHSALVQSLFMASLHFIIAMVWQTFLALMVHKARVWLARPKVAQVLDSLTGILLVGFGVKLALSQR